The proteins below come from a single Serratia fonticola genomic window:
- a CDS encoding YbaY family lipoprotein, translating to MKLWQMVGGAAALTITLAGCAHKNADVPTQTANAAASQTQIQGPVVQGSVNIRQRIALPPDAVLTVTLSDASLADAPSRVISQQAMRTEGLQSPFRFTLPYNPADIQPNARIILSAAITVNGQLMFITDTIQEVINRNGTQADLLLVPVQNVPVQVAPTPAP from the coding sequence ATGAAACTCTGGCAAATGGTAGGGGGAGCAGCCGCATTGACGATCACACTGGCAGGCTGTGCCCACAAGAATGCGGATGTGCCAACGCAGACGGCTAACGCTGCGGCCTCGCAAACGCAGATCCAAGGCCCGGTGGTGCAGGGCTCAGTTAATATTCGCCAGCGTATCGCGCTGCCACCGGATGCGGTACTGACCGTGACCCTGTCCGATGCATCACTTGCTGATGCCCCTTCACGAGTGATTTCACAGCAGGCGATGCGTACCGAAGGTCTGCAGAGTCCGTTCCGCTTTACGCTACCGTATAACCCTGCGGACATTCAGCCTAATGCGCGTATCATCCTGAGCGCGGCGATTACGGTGAATGGCCAGTTGATGTTTATCACCGACACCATTCAGGAAGTGATCAACCGTAACGGGACTCAGGCCGATCTGCTATTGGTACCGGTACAAAACGTTCCGGTTCAGGTCGCACCAACTCCAGCTCCGTAA
- a CDS encoding HHA domain-containing protein, with translation MTKIDYLMRLRKCTTIETLERVIEKNKYELSDDELELFYSAADHRLAELTMNKLYDKIPVAVWKFVR, from the coding sequence ATGACAAAAATTGACTATCTGATGCGTTTGCGTAAATGCACCACGATTGAAACCCTTGAGCGAGTGATCGAGAAAAATAAGTACGAACTCTCTGACGATGAGCTAGAGCTGTTCTACTCTGCCGCCGATCATCGCCTGGCCGAACTGACCATGAACAAGCTGTACGATAAAATTCCGGTCGCCGTTTGGAAATTTGTAAGATAA
- a CDS encoding LysR family transcriptional regulator, whose protein sequence is MSEPWRRLPALSLKQIQYFVTLAQLRHFTDTASRLAISQPALSSALRQVETVLGGKLVNRTASAVTLTELGTAILPHAQRLLNVAHATFDDMQRVMLAGGDGTLRIGLVPSVSNLLFPAVPRLLAQHFPRLRVEFHDQTNDSLLLQLENGQIDFGIGALDSSVPDRLEIYPLQEDPFVAVMRRDDPLADPHHLPWRQLANRDIAVFSKGNSSRLVSALAESHRLNLTARYQVDFLETLYGLVRSQLAVAILPQLYTTHLNDEELTVIQLQQPLLSRTVALMRSAKQNHSPLIENCFQLLLHDFQLRGK, encoded by the coding sequence ATGTCCGAGCCATGGCGACGGTTACCCGCGCTTTCCCTCAAGCAAATTCAGTACTTTGTGACCCTGGCGCAGTTACGACATTTCACCGATACCGCCAGCCGTCTGGCGATCAGCCAGCCCGCGTTAAGCAGTGCGCTGCGGCAAGTCGAAACGGTGCTTGGCGGGAAGTTAGTCAATCGAACGGCCTCTGCGGTGACCCTGACGGAACTAGGCACGGCGATCTTGCCGCATGCGCAACGGCTGCTGAATGTGGCTCACGCTACCTTTGATGATATGCAGCGTGTCATGTTGGCCGGAGGGGATGGCACGTTACGTATCGGTCTGGTGCCTTCGGTGAGCAACCTGCTGTTTCCTGCGGTACCGCGATTGCTGGCGCAACATTTCCCGCGTTTACGCGTAGAATTCCACGACCAAACCAATGATTCCCTGCTACTACAGTTGGAAAATGGGCAGATAGATTTTGGCATAGGGGCTTTGGACAGCTCGGTGCCAGATCGGCTTGAGATTTATCCGTTGCAGGAAGATCCGTTTGTGGCGGTGATGCGCCGGGACGATCCCTTGGCGGATCCACATCATCTGCCCTGGCGGCAATTGGCTAACAGAGATATTGCGGTATTTTCGAAAGGGAATAGCAGTCGATTAGTGTCGGCACTGGCGGAAAGCCATCGTCTGAACTTAACGGCGCGTTATCAGGTGGATTTTCTGGAAACGCTGTATGGTTTGGTGCGGTCACAATTAGCGGTGGCTATTTTGCCGCAGCTTTATACGACGCATTTAAACGATGAAGAATTAACCGTTATTCAATTGCAACAGCCATTACTTAGCCGCACTGTGGCACTTATGCGCAGCGCAAAACAAAATCACTCGCCTTTAATTGAAAACTGTTTCCAGTTGCTACTGCACGATTTTCAGCTCAGAGGCAAGTAA
- the glnK gene encoding P-II family nitrogen regulator codes for MKLVTVVIKPFKLEDVREALSSVGIQGLTVTEVKGFGRQKGHAELYRGAEYSVNFLPKVKIDIAIADDQLDEVVDVISKAAYTGKIGDGKIFVAELQRVIRIRTGETDEAAL; via the coding sequence ATGAAGCTGGTTACCGTGGTGATCAAACCATTCAAGTTAGAGGACGTGCGTGAAGCCTTATCCTCTGTAGGTATTCAGGGGCTGACCGTAACCGAAGTCAAAGGCTTTGGCCGTCAGAAGGGTCATGCCGAGCTCTATCGCGGAGCAGAGTACAGCGTCAATTTCTTACCTAAGGTCAAAATTGATATCGCTATTGCCGATGACCAACTGGATGAAGTGGTTGATGTGATTAGCAAGGCGGCCTACACCGGCAAAATTGGTGACGGCAAAATTTTCGTTGCCGAATTGCAACGTGTGATTCGAATTCGTACCGGCGAAACCGACGAAGCGGCTCTGTGA
- a CDS encoding adenine deaminase, translating into MTTFSVSNGERQRAVQAALGNTPFDLLLTNANLIDMVTGEIRLVDIGIVGPLISSVHPCGSLPTAHRTQDLEGAYLSPGLIDTHVHVESSHLLPERYAEIVVAQGTTTIFWDPHELANVLGVAGVRYAVDASRNLPLRVICAAPSSVPSTPGLEMSGADFGGNEMDTMLAWPEVGGVAEVMDMHGVLHGSERMQEILNAGLNSGKLIEGHARGLSGPQLQAYLAAGVTSDHELTSAADALEKLRSGLTLEIRGSHPYLLPEIVAALKSLPHFSSQITICTDDVPPDMLLEKGGIIALLNLLIEHGLPATDALRMATLNAAIRLQRNDLGLIAAGRIADLVVFDSMEHLQAQRVYVAGQCLAEQGKMLAPVQAAPGVSAPRDTLHLPPLAADDFIMRVAAIRHGQATLRHIKGARFTQWNETTVEVRDGKVQLPPGFSLIWVQHRHARHPAKPQLALLEGWGELRGAIATSYSHDSHNLVVLGRDPHDMALAANSLIATGGGMALSQNGEILAQVAMPIAGMLSDLPAAQLAQQFKNLRDLSAKVADWEPPYRVFKAIEGTCLACNAGPHLTDLGLTDGTTRQIVDPLVACWETQA; encoded by the coding sequence ATGACCACCTTTTCTGTCAGTAACGGTGAGCGCCAACGTGCCGTACAGGCTGCGCTGGGTAATACGCCGTTTGATCTCTTGCTGACCAATGCCAACCTGATCGACATGGTCACCGGGGAAATCCGCCTGGTTGATATTGGCATTGTCGGCCCGCTGATTTCCAGCGTTCATCCTTGTGGCTCCTTGCCAACGGCACATCGTACACAAGACCTGGAGGGAGCCTACCTCAGCCCAGGTCTGATCGATACCCATGTGCACGTTGAGAGCTCCCACCTGCTGCCAGAACGCTATGCCGAGATCGTCGTCGCGCAAGGTACCACCACTATCTTCTGGGATCCGCATGAATTGGCGAACGTGCTTGGCGTAGCGGGAGTGCGCTACGCGGTGGATGCCAGCCGCAACCTGCCTCTGCGGGTGATCTGTGCGGCCCCCTCCAGCGTGCCTTCGACGCCTGGGCTGGAAATGTCCGGTGCCGACTTTGGCGGCAATGAGATGGATACCATGTTAGCCTGGCCCGAAGTGGGCGGCGTGGCGGAAGTGATGGATATGCACGGCGTGCTGCACGGCAGCGAACGGATGCAGGAGATCCTTAACGCCGGGCTTAACAGCGGTAAATTGATCGAAGGCCATGCGCGTGGTTTGAGCGGCCCGCAGCTGCAAGCCTATCTGGCTGCAGGCGTGACCTCCGATCATGAACTGACCTCTGCTGCCGATGCTCTGGAGAAACTACGCTCCGGGTTGACGCTGGAGATCCGGGGCTCTCATCCTTATCTGCTGCCTGAAATTGTTGCGGCATTAAAATCGCTACCGCATTTCTCCTCCCAAATCACCATCTGCACCGATGATGTGCCACCCGATATGCTGCTGGAGAAAGGCGGCATTATCGCCCTGCTCAATCTGCTGATTGAGCACGGATTACCGGCCACCGATGCGCTACGGATGGCTACGCTCAACGCCGCCATTCGCTTGCAACGTAACGATCTGGGCCTGATTGCCGCAGGAAGGATCGCCGATCTCGTCGTCTTTGACTCCATGGAACACCTCCAGGCCCAGCGGGTTTACGTTGCTGGCCAGTGTCTGGCAGAGCAGGGAAAAATGCTGGCTCCAGTGCAGGCCGCACCTGGCGTATCCGCACCACGTGACACACTCCATCTGCCACCATTGGCCGCAGATGACTTCATCATGCGCGTTGCGGCCATTCGTCACGGTCAGGCCACGTTGCGCCATATCAAAGGGGCACGTTTCACCCAATGGAATGAAACCACGGTAGAAGTGCGCGACGGCAAGGTACAGCTCCCGCCGGGGTTCAGTCTGATTTGGGTACAGCATCGCCACGCCCGGCACCCAGCCAAGCCTCAGTTGGCATTGCTGGAAGGTTGGGGCGAATTACGGGGGGCGATTGCCACCAGCTACTCTCATGATTCGCATAATCTGGTGGTGCTGGGCCGCGATCCTCATGACATGGCGCTGGCCGCCAACTCGCTGATCGCTACCGGCGGCGGCATGGCTCTCAGCCAGAACGGTGAAATATTGGCGCAGGTGGCCATGCCGATCGCCGGTATGCTTTCCGATCTCCCCGCCGCACAGCTGGCGCAGCAGTTTAAAAACCTGCGCGATCTGAGTGCCAAGGTTGCAGACTGGGAACCGCCCTACCGGGTGTTCAAGGCGATTGAGGGCACCTGCCTGGCATGCAATGCCGGACCGCACCTGACGGATTTGGGCCTGACCGACGGCACAACACGCCAGATCGTCGATCCGCTGGTTGCCTGCTGGGAAACCCAGGCATAA
- a CDS encoding MGMT family protein has product MQPEDATFSQRVFHIVAAIPPGKVTTYGEVARLAGSPRAARQVGGVLRRLPEGSTLPWHRVINRHGQISQQGEDFQRQRQALLAEGIIFGPQSTIDFELYGWHW; this is encoded by the coding sequence ATGCAACCAGAAGATGCTACCTTCAGCCAACGCGTATTCCATATCGTGGCCGCCATTCCTCCTGGCAAGGTAACCACCTACGGCGAAGTTGCGCGGCTGGCAGGCTCACCCCGTGCAGCACGTCAGGTTGGTGGTGTATTACGGCGTTTACCAGAGGGCAGCACCCTGCCCTGGCACCGGGTCATTAACCGCCACGGGCAAATCTCACAGCAGGGTGAAGATTTTCAGCGCCAACGGCAGGCGTTACTGGCTGAGGGAATTATTTTCGGCCCGCAGAGCACGATTGATTTTGAACTGTATGGCTGGCACTGGTAA
- the amtB gene encoding ammonium transporter AmtB translates to MKRLLSTLGLSLVTLVPSLALAAPAVADKADNAFMMICTALVLFMTLPGVALFYGGLLRSKNVLSMLTQVTVTFALVCVLWVIYGYSLAFSEGNAFFGGFQTVMLKGIGIDSLTGTFSQMIHVAFQCSFACITVALVVGGFAERIRFSAVVIFAAIWFTISYLPIAHMVWGGGFLAADGALDFAGGTVVHINAASAGLVGAYLLGKRAGYGKEAFKPHNLPMVFTGASILYIGWFGFNAGSASAANGIAALAFLNTVIATAGAILSWTFAEWVVRGKPSLLGACSGCIAGLVAITPAAGTVGVGGALIIGLVGGVAGLWGVVTLKKWLKVDDTCDVFGVHGVCGIVGCLLTGVFTASSLGGTGYAAGVTMGHQVWIQLLSVVVTLVWSSVAAFIAFKVAGAVVGLRVPEEQEREGLDVNSHGENAYNQ, encoded by the coding sequence ATGAAAAGACTGTTATCCACGTTGGGCCTGAGTTTGGTAACCCTGGTTCCTTCTTTGGCACTGGCCGCTCCGGCGGTGGCAGACAAGGCGGACAACGCCTTTATGATGATTTGCACCGCGCTGGTGCTGTTTATGACCTTACCGGGCGTGGCGCTGTTTTACGGCGGCCTGCTGCGCTCGAAGAACGTCCTCTCAATGTTGACTCAGGTGACCGTCACCTTTGCCCTGGTGTGCGTGCTGTGGGTCATTTACGGCTACAGCCTGGCGTTCAGCGAAGGTAACGCCTTCTTCGGTGGCTTCCAGACGGTGATGCTCAAAGGGATCGGGATAGACAGCCTGACCGGCACCTTTAGCCAGATGATCCACGTGGCGTTCCAGTGCTCCTTCGCCTGTATTACCGTGGCGTTGGTGGTGGGCGGCTTTGCCGAACGCATCCGCTTCTCTGCGGTGGTTATTTTTGCCGCCATCTGGTTCACGATTTCCTACCTGCCGATTGCGCATATGGTTTGGGGCGGTGGTTTCCTGGCAGCCGACGGCGCGTTGGACTTTGCGGGCGGTACCGTGGTGCATATCAACGCCGCGAGCGCTGGTCTGGTAGGGGCTTATCTGTTGGGTAAACGTGCCGGCTATGGCAAAGAGGCCTTCAAGCCACACAACCTGCCGATGGTATTTACCGGAGCTTCTATCCTGTATATCGGCTGGTTTGGCTTCAACGCCGGTTCGGCCAGTGCGGCCAACGGTATTGCGGCGCTGGCGTTCCTCAACACGGTAATAGCCACTGCCGGTGCAATCCTCTCCTGGACCTTTGCCGAGTGGGTCGTGCGCGGTAAACCTTCTCTGCTGGGAGCTTGCTCGGGCTGTATCGCGGGTCTGGTTGCGATTACGCCAGCGGCGGGTACCGTGGGTGTAGGTGGTGCGCTGATTATTGGCCTGGTAGGCGGTGTCGCGGGGCTGTGGGGCGTGGTTACGCTGAAGAAATGGCTGAAAGTGGACGACACCTGCGATGTGTTTGGTGTGCACGGGGTGTGCGGTATCGTTGGCTGTCTGTTGACCGGCGTCTTTACCGCTTCATCACTGGGTGGAACGGGTTACGCCGCTGGCGTCACCATGGGGCATCAGGTGTGGATCCAGTTGCTGAGCGTTGTTGTAACGCTGGTGTGGTCAAGCGTGGCCGCGTTTATCGCCTTTAAGGTCGCCGGGGCCGTGGTGGGGCTGCGCGTACCGGAAGAGCAGGAACGCGAAGGCCTGGATGTGAATAGCCACGGCGAGAATGCTTATAACCAGTAA
- a CDS encoding SmdA family multidrug ABC transporter permease/ATP-binding protein gives MRLFAQIGWYFRREWRRYLGAVVLLIAIAILQLLPPKLVGIIVDGVTKDQMSSKVLMAWLGLMIGTAIVVYLLRYVWRVLLFGASYQLAVELRENFYRQLSRQNPAFYLRHRTGDLMARATNDVDRVVFAAGEGVLTLVDSLVMGLAVLIVMSTQISWQLTLLSLIPMPIMAIVIKYYGDQLHQRFKSAQAAFSSLNDQAQESMTSIRMIKAFGLEDHQSNQFAEVAAQTGAKNMHVARIDARFDPTIYIAIGAANLLAIGGGSWMVVNGSLTLGQLTSFVMYLGLMIWPMLALAWMFNIVERGSAAYSRIRSLLEEAPAVKDGELDLPAGRGNLSVEINAFHYPQTNKPALHDVALQLQPGQMLGLCGPTGSGKSTLLSLIQRQFDIDDGHISYHGLPLTQIKLDEWRSRLSVVSQTPFLFSDSVANNIALGNPAATQEQIEQAARLASVHEDILRLPQGYETEVGERGVMLSGGQKQRISIARALLLEAEILILDDALSAVDGRTEHQILHNLRSWGQNRTVIISAHRLSALTEASEILVMQHGSVVQRGQHGQLASEPGWYRDMYRYQQLEAALDEAPDSTEEVLADE, from the coding sequence GTGAGACTCTTTGCTCAAATCGGCTGGTATTTCCGCCGCGAGTGGCGCCGCTACCTCGGGGCCGTGGTGCTACTGATTGCCATTGCCATACTGCAATTGCTGCCGCCTAAGCTGGTTGGCATCATTGTTGATGGTGTCACCAAGGATCAGATGTCCAGCAAGGTACTGATGGCCTGGCTGGGGTTGATGATTGGTACCGCCATTGTGGTTTATCTGCTGCGTTATGTGTGGCGAGTGCTGCTGTTTGGGGCTTCCTACCAGTTGGCCGTTGAACTGCGGGAAAACTTCTATCGCCAACTCAGCCGTCAGAACCCGGCCTTCTATCTGCGTCACCGAACTGGCGATCTGATGGCCAGAGCGACCAATGACGTCGACCGTGTGGTGTTTGCCGCCGGTGAAGGCGTGCTGACGCTGGTGGACTCTCTGGTCATGGGGCTGGCGGTGCTGATTGTCATGAGCACCCAGATCAGTTGGCAATTGACCCTGCTTTCCCTGATCCCGATGCCGATCATGGCGATCGTCATCAAATATTATGGCGATCAGCTGCACCAGCGTTTCAAGTCGGCGCAGGCCGCGTTCTCCAGCCTTAACGATCAGGCACAGGAGAGCATGACCAGTATCCGTATGATCAAGGCTTTTGGCCTGGAGGATCATCAGTCCAACCAGTTTGCCGAAGTGGCCGCGCAAACCGGCGCGAAGAATATGCACGTGGCGCGAATTGACGCGCGCTTTGACCCGACGATTTACATCGCTATCGGTGCGGCCAACTTGCTGGCGATCGGCGGTGGTAGCTGGATGGTGGTTAACGGTTCCCTCACGCTGGGCCAACTGACCAGCTTTGTCATGTACCTCGGCCTGATGATTTGGCCGATGCTGGCACTGGCCTGGATGTTCAACATCGTCGAGCGCGGCAGTGCCGCCTATAGCCGTATCCGCAGCCTGCTGGAAGAGGCACCGGCCGTGAAGGATGGTGAACTCGATCTGCCCGCCGGGCGCGGCAACCTGAGTGTAGAAATCAACGCCTTCCATTATCCGCAAACCAATAAACCCGCGCTGCATGACGTGGCGTTACAGCTGCAGCCTGGGCAAATGTTGGGATTGTGTGGGCCTACCGGCTCGGGCAAATCGACGTTGCTTTCGTTAATCCAGCGCCAGTTCGATATTGATGACGGCCATATCAGTTATCACGGCTTGCCACTTACCCAGATCAAGCTCGACGAGTGGCGTTCACGCCTGTCGGTCGTTAGCCAGACGCCTTTCCTGTTCTCCGATAGCGTGGCCAATAATATCGCCTTGGGCAACCCGGCGGCCACTCAGGAACAGATTGAACAGGCAGCGCGCCTGGCCAGCGTGCATGAAGATATTCTGCGTTTGCCTCAGGGTTACGAGACCGAGGTGGGTGAGCGAGGCGTGATGCTTTCTGGTGGCCAGAAACAGCGTATTTCCATCGCGCGGGCGTTACTGTTGGAAGCGGAAATTCTGATCCTCGACGATGCTCTTTCGGCGGTGGATGGGCGCACTGAACACCAGATCCTGCATAACCTGCGCAGTTGGGGGCAAAATCGCACGGTGATCATCAGTGCGCACCGCCTTTCGGCCCTGACGGAAGCCAGCGAAATCCTGGTGATGCAACACGGCTCGGTGGTACAGCGTGGGCAGCATGGGCAATTGGCTAGCGAGCCTGGCTGGTATCGCGACATGTATCGCTATCAGCAGCTGGAAGCCGCGTTGGATGAGGCTCCTGATAGCACCGAGGAGGTTTTGGCCGATGAGTAA
- the tesB gene encoding acyl-CoA thioesterase II, which translates to MSQALHNLLELLDLEKIEEGLFRGQSEDLGLRQVFGGQVVGQALYAAKQTVPAERIVHSFHSYFLRPGDSSKPIVYDVETLRDGNSFSARRVSAIQNGKPIFYMTASFQSPEQGFEHQNTMPDVPPPEGLMSESEIAQKLSHMLPEKVRDKFIGPKPIEMRPVKFHNPLKGSVEEPYRHVWFRANGTMPDDLRIHQYLLGYASDFHFLLTALQPHGVGFLEPGMQVATIDHSMWFHRPFRMDDWLLYAVESTSASGARGFVRGQFYTRDGVLVATTVQEGVIRKRDV; encoded by the coding sequence ATGAGCCAGGCACTGCACAACCTCCTCGAACTGCTGGATTTGGAAAAAATTGAAGAAGGTTTATTTCGTGGCCAAAGCGAAGATCTGGGGTTACGCCAGGTCTTTGGCGGTCAGGTGGTCGGCCAGGCGCTGTATGCTGCCAAGCAAACCGTTCCTGCGGAGCGTATCGTTCACTCCTTCCACAGCTATTTCCTGCGTCCTGGGGATAGCAGTAAACCGATTGTTTATGACGTAGAAACCCTGCGCGACGGCAATAGCTTCAGCGCGCGCCGCGTTAGCGCCATTCAAAATGGCAAACCCATTTTCTACATGACGGCCTCTTTCCAAAGCCCAGAGCAGGGTTTTGAACATCAAAACACCATGCCGGATGTCCCGCCGCCGGAAGGATTGATGTCGGAGTCAGAAATTGCACAAAAGCTGTCGCATATGCTGCCGGAAAAAGTGCGCGACAAGTTCATTGGCCCGAAGCCGATCGAAATGCGCCCGGTGAAATTCCACAACCCGCTGAAAGGCAGCGTGGAAGAACCTTATCGCCATGTGTGGTTCCGCGCCAATGGCACCATGCCAGATGACCTGCGGATCCATCAGTATCTGCTTGGCTACGCCTCTGACTTCCACTTCCTGCTGACGGCACTACAGCCACATGGCGTCGGTTTCCTCGAGCCGGGCATGCAGGTTGCGACCATTGACCACTCCATGTGGTTCCACCGCCCGTTCCGCATGGACGACTGGCTGCTGTATGCGGTAGAAAGCACCTCAGCCTCCGGTGCCCGTGGCTTTGTGCGCGGCCAGTTCTACACCCGCGACGGTGTGCTGGTAGCGACGACGGTGCAAGAAGGCGTGATCCGCAAGCGCGATGTTTAA
- a CDS encoding Lrp/AsnC family transcriptional regulator: MLDKTDRKLLCMLQQDCTQSLQVLAEAVNLTSTPCWKRLKRLEDEGYIRARVALLDNEKLGLGLTAFVLIKTQQHSSEWYQKFVDLTAQMPEVLAFYRMAGEYDYLMQVEVADMKSYDNFYKRLVTGVPGLIDVTSSFAMEKIKYTTALPVPE; the protein is encoded by the coding sequence ATGTTGGATAAAACAGACCGTAAACTGTTGTGCATGCTGCAACAGGACTGTACGCAATCACTGCAAGTGCTGGCCGAAGCGGTGAATCTGACCTCAACGCCTTGCTGGAAACGGCTAAAAAGGCTGGAAGATGAAGGTTACATTCGTGCGCGTGTCGCGCTGCTGGATAATGAAAAGCTCGGGCTTGGCCTGACGGCGTTTGTGCTGATAAAAACCCAGCAGCACAGCAGCGAGTGGTATCAGAAATTTGTCGATCTCACCGCGCAGATGCCGGAAGTGTTGGCGTTTTACCGTATGGCGGGGGAGTATGATTACCTGATGCAGGTCGAGGTGGCGGACATGAAAAGCTATGACAATTTCTATAAACGCCTGGTGACCGGCGTGCCGGGGCTGATTGATGTCACTTCCAGCTTCGCGATGGAAAAAATCAAATACACCACGGCGCTACCCGTGCCAGAGTGA
- a CDS encoding SmdB family multidrug efflux ABC transporter permease/ATP-binding protein — MSKIQNMWPTLKRLLAYGSPYRKPLGLAVLMLWVAAAAEVAGPILIGYFIDNYVAKGQLPLMIVSSLAVAYILLELLAAALHYFQAILFNRVAVGVVQRLRTDVMDAALRQPLSAFDTQPVGQLISRVTNDTEVIKDLYVMVVSTVLKSAALIGAMLVAMFSLDWRMALVAICIFPAVLVVMGIYQYYSTPIVRRMRSYLADINDGFNEVISGMGVIQQFRQQMRFGERMSAASRSHYTARMQTLRLDGFLLRPLLSLFSALVLCGLLMLFGFSGEGAIGVGVLYAFINYLGRLNEPLIELTAQQSILQQAVVAGERIFELMDRSQQSYGSDDRPLASGRIDISDLSFAYRSDKKVLQHISLQVPSRGFVALVGHTGSGKSTLANLLMGYYPLSEGEIRLDGRPLSSLSHHTLRQGIAMVQQDPVVMAESVLANVTLGRSIGEEAVWQALETVQLGELVRSFPQGIHTRLGEQGNNLSVGQKQLLALARVLVQAPQILILDEATANIDSGTEQAIQRALRLIREQTTLVVIAHRLSTIVDADSILVLHRGHAVEQGNHQQLLAQQGRYYQMYQLQLVGEELAATTRDETQPA; from the coding sequence ATGAGTAAGATACAAAATATGTGGCCAACGCTGAAACGTTTGCTGGCCTATGGCTCGCCTTATCGTAAACCCTTGGGGTTGGCGGTATTGATGCTGTGGGTAGCGGCGGCGGCGGAAGTCGCCGGGCCAATTCTGATCGGCTACTTTATTGATAACTACGTTGCCAAAGGGCAGCTGCCGCTGATGATTGTCAGCTCCCTGGCGGTGGCTTATATCCTGCTGGAACTGCTCGCTGCGGCGTTGCACTATTTCCAGGCCATCCTGTTTAATCGGGTGGCGGTTGGGGTGGTACAACGGTTGCGCACCGACGTGATGGACGCGGCCCTGCGCCAACCGCTGAGCGCGTTTGATACCCAGCCTGTCGGGCAATTGATCTCGCGGGTAACCAACGATACCGAAGTGATCAAAGATCTGTATGTGATGGTGGTGTCCACGGTACTGAAAAGTGCGGCGCTGATCGGGGCGATGCTGGTGGCGATGTTCAGCCTGGACTGGCGCATGGCGCTGGTGGCGATCTGCATCTTCCCGGCGGTGCTGGTGGTGATGGGGATCTATCAATATTACAGCACGCCGATCGTGCGGCGGATGCGTAGCTACCTGGCGGATATCAACGACGGCTTCAACGAAGTGATTAGCGGCATGGGGGTGATCCAGCAGTTCCGCCAGCAGATGCGGTTTGGTGAGCGTATGAGTGCAGCCAGCCGCTCGCATTATACCGCCCGGATGCAGACGCTGCGGCTGGATGGTTTCCTGTTGCGGCCGCTGCTTAGCCTGTTCTCTGCCCTGGTACTATGTGGCCTGTTGATGCTGTTTGGCTTCAGCGGTGAGGGCGCGATTGGCGTGGGGGTGCTGTATGCCTTCATCAACTATCTTGGCCGTTTGAACGAACCGTTGATTGAGCTGACCGCCCAGCAATCGATTTTGCAGCAGGCCGTGGTGGCCGGTGAGCGTATTTTCGAACTGATGGATCGCAGCCAGCAGAGCTATGGCAGTGACGATCGTCCGCTGGCGAGCGGCCGCATCGATATCAGCGACCTGAGCTTTGCCTACCGCAGCGACAAGAAAGTGCTGCAGCACATCTCTTTGCAGGTACCGTCACGGGGTTTTGTTGCCCTGGTGGGGCATACCGGCAGCGGAAAGAGTACCCTGGCTAACCTGTTGATGGGCTATTACCCGCTGAGCGAAGGGGAAATTCGTCTGGATGGTCGCCCGTTGTCCAGCCTTTCACATCACACCCTGCGCCAAGGCATTGCTATGGTGCAGCAAGATCCGGTGGTGATGGCGGAATCGGTGCTGGCAAACGTCACGCTTGGTCGCTCCATCGGTGAAGAGGCGGTCTGGCAGGCGCTGGAAACAGTGCAACTGGGGGAACTGGTACGTAGCTTCCCACAGGGCATCCATACGCGCCTGGGGGAGCAGGGGAATAATCTGTCCGTAGGACAGAAGCAGTTGTTGGCTTTGGCGCGCGTGCTGGTCCAGGCACCGCAGATCCTGATCCTGGATGAAGCGACCGCAAACATCGACTCTGGCACCGAGCAGGCGATCCAGCGTGCCTTACGGCTGATCCGCGAGCAGACGACGCTGGTGGTGATCGCCCACCGCCTTTCAACCATTGTGGATGCCGACTCTATTCTGGTACTGCATCGCGGTCATGCCGTGGAGCAGGGGAACCATCAGCAGTTGTTGGCACAGCAGGGCCGCTACTACCAGATGTATCAGCTACAGCTGGTGGGTGAAGAGTTGGCAGCTACGACGCGCGACGAAACTCAGCCCGCATAA